The following coding sequences lie in one Flavobacteriales bacterium genomic window:
- the folD gene encoding bifunctional methylenetetrahydrofolate dehydrogenase/methenyltetrahydrofolate cyclohydrolase FolD, whose protein sequence is MTTISPTTTVINGKQTAQEIRTELAAEVERIKKAGGKIPHLAAILVGNDGASETYVAGKVKACEKAGFQSTLIRLPDTTSEKELLDHVNNLNNNKDIDGFIVQLPLPKHINEHLITEAVAPEKDVDGFHPVNLGRLVLGLPAYISATPFGIIQLIERYGISTQGKHAVIVGRSHIVGRPMSILLSQPTSTGNCTVTLCHSRTKDLAGICRQADILVAALGKPEFIRADMVKEGAVVIDVGITRVPDESQPKGYVIKGDVKFDEVAPRCSFITPVPGGVGPMTIASLLKNTLLASQKAIYA, encoded by the coding sequence ATGACCACGATCAGTCCGACCACCACCGTTATCAACGGAAAGCAAACCGCCCAGGAGATACGGACAGAGCTGGCCGCTGAAGTGGAGCGCATCAAGAAGGCAGGAGGAAAAATCCCCCACCTGGCAGCAATCCTGGTTGGCAACGATGGCGCCAGTGAAACCTATGTGGCAGGAAAGGTAAAGGCATGCGAGAAGGCCGGCTTTCAGTCTACCCTGATACGCCTTCCGGATACCACATCGGAAAAAGAACTGCTGGATCATGTGAATAACCTGAACAATAATAAGGATATTGACGGGTTCATCGTTCAACTGCCGTTGCCAAAGCATATCAATGAACATCTGATTACCGAAGCCGTTGCACCCGAAAAAGATGTGGATGGCTTTCACCCCGTTAATCTGGGGCGATTGGTGCTGGGCTTACCGGCCTATATTTCAGCCACACCATTCGGAATTATCCAGTTAATAGAACGGTATGGGATTTCCACCCAGGGGAAACACGCAGTGATTGTGGGACGTAGCCATATCGTGGGTCGCCCTATGAGTATTCTGCTGTCACAACCTACCTCAACGGGGAACTGCACCGTTACACTTTGTCATAGCCGAACCAAAGATCTTGCAGGCATTTGCCGCCAGGCGGATATCCTTGTTGCTGCCCTGGGTAAGCCGGAGTTCATCCGTGCGGATATGGTTAAAGAGGGTGCTGTAGTGATTGATGTGGGCATTACCCGTGTACCGGATGAAAGTCAACCCAAAGGCTATGTGATCAAAGGCGATGTCAAATTTGACGAGGTTGCGCCACGGTGCAGCTTCATTACTCCGGTTCCGGGTGGCGTAGGCCCCATGACCATCGCCTCTTTGCTCAAGAATACATTGCTGGCATCCCAAAAAGCAATTTACGCCTGA
- the kdsA gene encoding 3-deoxy-8-phosphooctulonate synthase, with the protein MDYATLKLEHLKHTDAGNFLLMAGPCVVESEPLCRQVAEQMLEITDKLQIPYIFKASFKKANRSRLDSFTGIGNEEALGILNTIRETYRVPVVTDIHSEADATFAAEVVDVLQIPAFLCRQTDLLVAAAKTGKVVNIKKGQFLSPGAMKFAVDKVRDSGNNRVMVTERGTTFGYGDLVVDYRGIPIMQQLNVPVILDATHSLQQPNQDSGVTGGLPHLIGVMSKAGIAAGVDGLFMETHPDPSKALSDGANMLPLDQMKDLLEKLVRIRKAL; encoded by the coding sequence ATGGATTACGCTACGCTCAAACTGGAGCATTTAAAACATACCGATGCCGGAAACTTTCTGCTCATGGCAGGCCCCTGTGTGGTAGAAAGCGAACCACTGTGCAGGCAGGTCGCGGAGCAAATGCTGGAAATCACCGACAAGCTTCAGATCCCATACATATTCAAAGCTTCCTTTAAAAAGGCCAACAGGTCCCGACTCGACTCTTTTACCGGCATAGGCAACGAAGAAGCTCTCGGAATTCTTAATACGATCAGGGAAACCTACAGGGTACCTGTCGTGACTGATATCCACAGCGAGGCAGATGCAACGTTTGCGGCAGAGGTAGTTGATGTATTACAAATCCCTGCTTTTTTGTGCAGGCAAACAGACCTTCTTGTTGCTGCTGCAAAAACCGGAAAGGTTGTCAACATCAAGAAAGGACAGTTCCTGTCGCCCGGAGCCATGAAGTTCGCCGTTGACAAGGTCAGGGATTCCGGCAACAACCGGGTCATGGTTACCGAGCGAGGCACTACCTTCGGATATGGAGATCTGGTGGTGGACTACCGCGGCATCCCCATCATGCAGCAACTGAATGTACCGGTGATCCTGGATGCGACACATTCATTGCAACAGCCGAATCAGGACAGCGGTGTTACCGGTGGACTACCTCACCTCATTGGTGTGATGTCAAAGGCCGGTATTGCAGCGGGTGTGGATGGACTGTTTATGGAAACCCATCCTGACCCGTCCAAAGCTTTGTCGGATGGAGCCAACATGTTGCCTCTGGATCAAATGAAAGATCTGCTGGAAAAACTGGTCAGGATCAGAAAAGCCCTTTGA
- a CDS encoding PD40 domain-containing protein, protein MNRRILHMMLMCLLVAPVTLRAQNRDYSTKNKRAIERYEAAGVFYMNWRRSYQNEFALKTINELKQSLQIDSNFVEAWALLGDVNMEIRDWKEAIYAYKKTIAIDPGFHPDMYFNLGKVEMADGDYTAAKNYLERFVNLPKAHPPSKHEAEGLLRSCAFAENAIKNPVPFSPVNMGPNINTDNDEYSPTITVDGKKFIYTMRRYDPIYDQNGVKVKERVQEDFYISYWKDGEWSPLRNMGPPINTPDNEGAQCISADGQYIFYTACNKRGGMGSCDIYGARKRGNGWGNPINMGQTVNSPAWESHPCFASDGKTLYYTSTREGGTGKGTSDIWYSVKGDDGIWKGPFNMGPTINTEMNEMFPFLHPDGKTMYFVSDGHPGMGGRDIFITRRDANGEWTTPVNLGYPINTYSDETSFIVSPDGRIAYFASERPGEGQGRIDLYWFPLYEGVRPDPVTFVNGHVFNKKTKAPLGSKFELIDLDSGLPVIESYSSEEDGEFLVSLPANGNYALNVSRDGFLFYSENFSLKDKDGDKPFNMEVPMQPIEPGSYGILKNVFFESGSYTLREESKAELQKLADFLNEHRTMTIELSGHTDNVGQKADNQLLSERRAKAVVDFLVEKGIAVNRLTPKGYGDSKPIDSNDTEEGRARNRRTEYKVLTI, encoded by the coding sequence ATGAATAGAAGGATCCTCCATATGATGTTGATGTGCCTGCTCGTTGCTCCGGTAACATTACGTGCACAAAACCGCGATTATTCAACCAAGAACAAACGGGCTATTGAACGTTATGAAGCCGCTGGTGTATTCTACATGAACTGGCGCCGGTCCTACCAGAATGAATTTGCCCTGAAGACCATCAATGAACTTAAGCAAAGCCTGCAGATCGATTCAAACTTTGTAGAAGCATGGGCGCTCTTAGGTGATGTGAATATGGAGATCCGCGATTGGAAGGAAGCCATTTATGCCTACAAAAAAACCATTGCTATTGATCCCGGCTTTCATCCTGATATGTACTTTAATCTGGGTAAGGTTGAAATGGCGGATGGCGACTATACAGCCGCAAAGAACTACCTCGAACGTTTTGTAAATCTTCCCAAAGCCCATCCACCAAGTAAGCACGAGGCCGAAGGGTTGCTGCGTTCATGTGCTTTTGCAGAGAATGCCATCAAAAACCCCGTGCCATTTTCCCCGGTCAATATGGGGCCGAATATCAATACGGACAACGACGAGTATTCACCTACCATCACCGTTGATGGTAAGAAGTTCATCTACACGATGCGTCGTTATGACCCGATCTACGATCAGAACGGGGTAAAGGTAAAGGAACGCGTACAGGAAGATTTTTATATAAGCTATTGGAAAGATGGGGAATGGTCACCACTGCGTAACATGGGCCCACCCATCAATACGCCGGACAACGAAGGCGCACAATGTATATCAGCGGACGGCCAGTATATATTTTATACGGCATGCAACAAACGCGGCGGTATGGGAAGTTGCGATATATACGGTGCCCGCAAACGGGGCAATGGCTGGGGCAATCCGATCAATATGGGGCAAACGGTTAACTCTCCTGCATGGGAATCGCATCCTTGTTTTGCATCGGATGGGAAGACATTATACTATACCAGCACCAGAGAAGGGGGTACAGGAAAGGGTACTTCCGATATATGGTATTCCGTGAAAGGTGATGACGGCATCTGGAAAGGGCCGTTCAATATGGGCCCTACCATCAACACTGAAATGAATGAAATGTTCCCCTTCCTTCATCCGGACGGGAAAACCATGTACTTCGTGTCCGACGGTCATCCTGGTATGGGTGGCCGCGACATCTTCATTACAAGGCGGGATGCCAACGGTGAATGGACCACGCCGGTGAACCTGGGATATCCGATCAATACTTATTCGGATGAGACCAGTTTTATTGTAAGTCCTGATGGCCGTATCGCCTACTTTGCATCCGAACGCCCGGGGGAAGGGCAGGGTAGAATTGACCTGTATTGGTTCCCGTTGTATGAAGGTGTAAGGCCGGACCCTGTGACGTTTGTGAACGGGCATGTATTTAACAAGAAGACCAAAGCACCACTAGGGTCAAAGTTCGAACTGATAGACCTGGATAGCGGACTGCCGGTCATTGAGTCCTATTCTTCTGAAGAGGATGGGGAATTCCTGGTAAGCCTGCCCGCCAATGGGAACTATGCCCTGAACGTATCCAGGGATGGCTTTCTCTTTTACTCTGAGAATTTCTCTCTGAAGGATAAGGACGGAGACAAGCCGTTCAACATGGAAGTGCCCATGCAGCCCATCGAACCCGGGAGCTATGGCATCCTGAAAAACGTATTCTTCGAGTCCGGTTCCTATACCTTAAGGGAAGAGTCCAAGGCGGAGTTGCAGAAGCTGGCGGATTTTCTCAATGAGCACCGCACCATGACCATTGAGCTATCCGGTCATACAGACAACGTAGGACAGAAGGCAGATAATCAACTTTTGTCTGAACGCAGGGCCAAGGCTGTAGTGGATTTCCTGGTGGAGAAAGGGATCGCTGTAAACAGGCTTACACCCAAAGGCTACGGGGACAGCAAGCCGATTGACTCCAATGACACCGAAGAGGGAAGGGCCCGCAACCGTCGCACGGAATACAAAGTGCTTACGATCTGA